DNA from Rhinolophus sinicus isolate RSC01 linkage group LG16, ASM3656204v1, whole genome shotgun sequence:
TTTGCCTTGAAATGTTCTATTTTCCCTGTCCAGCCCTAAGACAAAATCAGGGACAGCAGTTGAGACAATAACATTTTCACCTCATTACACTTTGTGTTGCATTTGCAGTTTCAGTTCAATACTAAAAAGAATGTGcaataatcctttttttaaaaaaaatcacagttttaatgggcttttttttttttttttttttttttcaggggattcattctttttttttttttttttttttaattttattaaatttattggggtgacaattgttagtaaaattacatagatttcaggtgtacaattctgtattacatcatctataaatcccattgtgtgttcatcacccagagtcagttctccttccatcaccatatattcgatccccttaccctcatctcccacccccaccccccttaccctctggcaaccactaaactattgtctgtgtctatgagtttctgtttctcatttgtttgtcttgttcttttgttgtttttggtttatataccacatatcagtgaaatcacatggttctctgctttttctgtctgacttgtttcgctcagcattactctctcaagatccatccatgttgtcacaaatgttcctatatcatcttttcttactgaatagtattccattgtgtatatataccacaacttctttatccattcatctatcgaaggacattttggttgtttccatgtcttggccaccgtaaacaaagctgcaatgaacattggagcacacgtgtctttatctctaaatgttttcagatttttgggtagatacccaggagagggattgctgggtcatatggcaattctattcgtaattctttgaggaacctccacactgccttccataacggctgcaccagtctgcattcccaccaacagtgtatgagggttcctttttctccacagcctctccaacatttgttactatttgtcttgttgatgatagccattctgactggggtgaggtgatatctcattgtggttttgatttgcatttctctgatgattagtgatgttgagcatttttcatatgtctatttgccatttgtatgtcctctttggagaaatgtctcttcaagtcctctgcccatttttcaattgggttgtttgttttttgttgttgagttgcatgagttccttgtatattctggatactagcccttatcggaggcactgtttgcaaaaatcttctcccattcagttggtggcctctttattttgtcaatggtttcttttgctgtgcagaagcttttaagtttcatatagtcccattcgtttattttagcttttacttccattgcctttggagtcaagttcataaaatgctctttgaacccaaggtccataagtttagtacctatgttttcttctatgcagtttattgtgtcaggtcttatgcttaagtctttgatccattttgaattaactttggtacatggtgacaaatagcagtccagtttcattcttttgcacgtggctatccaattctcccagcaccatttattgaagaggctgtctttgctccattgtatgttttagcttctttgtcaaaaattatctgtccatatttatgtggttttatttctgggttctcaattctattccattggtctatgtgtctgtttttctgccaataccatgctgttttgattattgtagccctgtagtacaagccaaagtcaggaagtgtgatacctccattatagttcttttttcttaagattgctttggctattcggggtcttttgtggttccaaacaaatctgttgattttttgttctatttctttaaaatatgccattgggattttgatggggattgcattgaatctgtatattgctttgggtaatatggccattttaactatgttggctcttccaatccatgagcacggaatgtctttccatttctttgtgtcttcttcaatttctttcaaaaaagtcttatagtcttcagcatataggtctttcacatccttggttaagtttattcctaggtattttattctttttgttgcaattgcaaaaggaattgttttttgtatttcttttctgagatttcattgttagtatataggaaggcaatggacttttgtgcgttgattttgtagcaactttactgtattcgttgattgtttctaatagctttttggtggagtctttagggttttctatatatagcatcatgtcatctgcaaagagtgataatttaacttcttcattcccaatttgatgccttttatttctttctcttgcctgattgctctggcaaggacttccaacactatgttgaaaagcagaggtgataggggacatccctgtcgtgttcctgaacgtagagcaaagggcttcagtttttccattaattatgagattagcagagggcttgtcatatatggcctttattatgttaaggtattttccttctatacccattttattaagtgttttaatcataaatggatgttgtatcttgtcaaatgctttttctgcatcaattgatataatcatatgatttttgtcctttattttgtttatgtgatgtatcacattgatggattgatgttgaaccatccttgtgccccgggatgaaccccacttggtcgtgatgaataatctttttaatgcattgttgtattcgatttgctagaattttatttaggatttttgcatcggtattcattagagatattggtctgtagttttcttttttgtgctgtccttaccaggttttggtatcagggtaatgttggcctcataaaatgagttagggagtactgtctcttcttcaatttttggaagagtttgtgcagaattggtattagatcctctttgaaggtttggtagaattcactagtgaagccatctggtcccggacttttgcttttgggaaggttttggatgactgattcaatttcgctACTGGTgttcggtctgtttagattttccagttcttcatggttcagccttggaaggctgtatgtttctaagaacctgtccatttcttctaggttgttgaatttggtggcatatagttcctcatagtattcttgggtgatcctttgtatttctgtcgtgtccgtgataacttccccttttacgtttctgattttgttaatcagtgtcttctctctttttatcttagtaagtctagccaagggttcgtcaattttgttaatcttcaaagaaccagctctttgtcacattaattttttctattgtctttttgttctctatttcatttagtcctgctctagtttttgttatttcctttcttctgctgaccttgggttttacttgttcttctttttctagttcttttaggtgtaacatgaggttatttatttgggagttttcttgtttcttgagataggcctgtaatgagataaatttccctcttaaaactgctttcgctgcatcccaaaaattttggtaggatgtattttcattgtcatttgtttctatgtatcttttgatctctcctctaatttcttctttgacccagtccttctttaaaagtatgttgtttaatctccatgtatttgtgtttttccgctttctttttacagttgatatccaatttcaaagccttgtgatcagagaatatgcatggtatgatttcaatcttcttaaatttgttgagactgattttatgtcccaatatatggtctatccttgagaatgttccatgtacactagaaaagaatgtatagtctgatgttttaggatgaagtgctctataaatgtcaattatgtccatttcatctaatgtgtcatttagggctactatttcgttatttattttctgtttggatgatctatccatagctgtcaatgatgtatttaagtcccctagtataattgtgttttggtcaatttctccctttagttctgttagtagttgcttggtgtatttggtgctccctgattgggggcataaatattgatgactgttatgtcttcttgttgtacagtcccttcaccattatgaaatgtccatctttgtctcttgttatctttttcaccttgaagtctgtttcatctgatatcattatggctacacctgattttctctgggtaccatttgcttggagtgtcaatttccaccctttcactttgagtctatgcttgtccttgtagctgagatgtgtctcttggagacagcatatggttgggtttagttttttgatccaatctgctactctgtgcctttttattggtgagttcagtccatttacatttagggtgattattgatatgtgaggatttcctgtcattctatctttagttttctggtaaggctgtgtctccattgtttctttgccttttgttgttgtctattatttctgtgtggtggtattctatgatgtttccctctgtttcttcttttatttcagtatatatttcagttctggattttttttgagtggtttcccttaagtttatgtaaaagaaagtttgatatttagagtattccattttcttcagcactcttactttctccattcccatattccggttcaggcctttactctccccctttttgagttttggttgccacaaattgtccctgttgatggtggtcgaatagcctcctttagtatttcttatagtgcaggtcgtgtattagaaaattccctcagcttctgtatgtctggaaaggtctttattcctccttcatatctaaaggatatctttgctggatatattatccttggctcatggtttctctctttcaatagtttgaatatttggttccactccctcctggcttgtagagtttctgctgaaaaatctgatgataatctaatgggctttcttttgtaagttaccttcttcttttccctggctgccttgaggattctttctttgtcgttgattttagacagcttcaatacaatgtgccttggagaaggtctgttgggattgaggtaactcggtgttctatttgcttcttggattcgagggtccagttctttccacaagtttgggaagttctcatcgactatttgtttgaatatattctctgtctccttctctctttcttctccttctggtatgcccattattcttatattgctctttctgatggagtcagaaagttcttgtagagttctttcatttcttttaagtctcaagtctctttcttcttctatttgtgtcatttccaggtttctatcttcgatgtcactgattctttcctccatctggtcaactctagtACCTAACCtcgttatttcattcttaatttcttctattgagttcttaatctccagaaattctatttggttcctttttaaaatttcaatctctttcgtaaaatgctcatgctgttctttgattgagtttctgagttcctttaactgcctatctgtgttttcttgtatctcgttgaattttttcagaactgcaatcttgaattctctgtcatttaagtcacatatttctgtatctttaagtgccttctctggagatttttcactttctttctgagctatcttgttgccttggttattcatggcgattactggtttactatttctcttcctagacatctacaggagtgacttctgcaacaggttgatagaaagcggtctttcttttgtttgccagtacttgttggtagaatgttttattatttctccaactgcaacttattttcttctcccacacagtagtgctatgttttctctgcactattccaacttctcacacaatggggggattccctgggagacgggcttctcctctgttaatagttcgtctaggtcacaggcagcagtgtcccggtgggtatgggagagctttgatgttccaaagctcttccagctcctgattcagagcccgtatatttcagcagttctgtttactcctgcagggatccgcccagataggtggggtcaggggcggggtgagttgtgagaggtggcccagagcaatggcggcaaccaccaccacagccggtcctgcttccacagctctctcccctttgctggaactagttgggctgtgaatttgtgtttgcggtccacagatctcaaaacagcaaattttctgttgttttgatctgacactgctactgtttcgcttctagcaccgggcaggtgggggcggggcgagctctgggaggggagggagggggcggctagtctcagtgcctaaggctccgttctctgctcggcagtgcgggcttaaaccaccgttttcagcctttttccctcagtcttttctccgaggtctctgccgtgagcgttgggttcagccgtgttatatgctgtcccctcagccctgtggagccctggcggagccctagctgtccgatctcttccctctcccgcagctgcggtagttccgggaagcagcgagctcggcgcactgagctgggtctgcgtcctccgcccgcgcggctccgtctccgccgcgcgcttttccctttcctcctccctccactcgcgcgaatctcccacctgtaggtgatttcagtcagtagtgggcctcttcgtgttgcctgtctgctgtgcagggagtcctttgtggagtttttgttgttctattctttgtaaattccaggggagctttacagaggctcacctcactccgccatttttccggaaccgTTAATGGGCTTTTAATGAtagtatttctttgttgttggaAGAGAGACATATATAACACTCATTATTACCAACTGTGACTTACCTGCATCATCATTCTCTAAAAACCTTTTTCTGCCAGATGTCTTGCCTGAGAACAAGGTTAAACCAGTaggcacctgggctatttcattaggcgcattttctgtgttgagcctcaaggccgtgaggaataTCCAGCCCACGcagccggctgtagccttcgccgcctctggcaaccgctcagccagagcctgcagggccctctccacactggccggagtgCCATCCATGTCCTCCTACTCCTCCTTGGGGTCcagctcctgagaacagtggccaccggacaccacacactgtgtgggcaccacacgtcctcctgcccagagtcagactccattcctacctggttcAAATGTTGCTTGCCGttccaggtgtctgagtgggtggaggcctctgtGTAAGATGTCCATAACCCTTGGAGCCTAAGGCCGCAACAGActaccaaaatgaaggcaacatcttccatggccaagagggtgtaccagctggaggcttgagtctcccaggcagacgaCGCCTTCcattcccggtgtcgctcctcatgggcctcccaaagctgagctctcacacgcacaaaccgctccaccatgctttcgTAGGTTtgggccggcaccataccctgcttatgaaactgagcttttatacctataaactgctccagtacattccggagagttttggccgacaccataccctgctcgctgtgccatgtgtcatgcggggccacctgcagggtctctgctcccgctccccacataagaacgcaggatgtggctaagccaaaaaggaacTGTTAGGTCAGCTGCGGGCATGGTCAAAGCGGCCAGAAGACAAAATTACCCCTCTtccaagtcagacccctcctcaCATGATAGAAACTGGGGCCCCTGgcgtttcccagaaaaggcagcagaccctGGTGCGATAAACAACTCCGGATGCAGTCACTTGCGCCTGATCTGCGCTGGGGGTGCCTTCTCATCTGtcacctcactcagccaacccccaccccaaaaatcaCGTatatgcctccctccctctaccctGGGCGCGACTTCACCGGTCCCGACTGTGGACGGGTGAACCTCGGCCGGGGGTGCAGATAAAACACTCACTTTGCTCAACCCGTCTGACTCAGTCTCATTATCTCGCCGCAAGCCTTACAGGAACAGCCACGGGGCCATAGGTAGGGGCGTCAtcccactatagtctcactggaggctgggttcacacgacgtgcgacctgctgtctgcttttctgccaactgaccaacttctcctccccagcgcagccgcagcagttatatcagtggccaattgggtaaccggctacagctgacggcgAACTAGCCACAGtcgacagccatctactacccgagccagcacctttccacgtgaggccaagagcctggaaactgctccccggggctttgtccccacagttAGACACATGGTCTATCTAGATTGAAGCACAGAAACTGGCATGATCCAATAGAAAAGGTTTATGATACTTCCAAATTTTGGTATTATCTAATAATAAACACCTTTAGATTCATCTAAAAGTTTGTTTTATATCAAGACAAATGTCCCCTTATTGAGATATTATCAGGCAAAAACCTGGTTCATTTCAAGTATTTTTGAAAGGCCATTAGAATTGACTAGGAGGCTTCAGGGGACttctattatgaaaaaaataagtactgAGAAAATGAGGTGTGGGTGCCTTATGCCTTTGACGAGGATATGAGGCAAAGGGGGTCCTTATAAACAAGGAGCAAGACTggatttcttatatatttttaaaagttactgacAGTGGTTTTTACTTTCAGCTTCTGATTGAGAAAGTCCGGAGCTCTACCTCATCCATCTGAGGGTAATCTGGAATGTCTTTGCTGGAGAACTGGGTCACTTCCCCTCTTCAAGAAGGACTCCTGGTTCATTTACATGTAGCTAATTCTTACAGGGGAATGTAATCATCATAGTTTGCTTTCATATCTTTATCTTCTGCACAGTCCTttctcacatttaatttttatatctgcaTTAAGTTCATTTTGAGGTGTTGTATGTTTTAGTCTGCATGACAAGTCTTTGGAAAAGCCATTGCCTTCCTTAAGGCTCCTTTCACCTCCTAGTTTCTAGGTGTATAAACAAAGGGATTTAGAATAAAGGGATAGTATTTAGCACTGATACCACCTTAATAATCTTAAAGGAGGAGTGTCCTACAGGTCTCAGGTACATGAACAAAACAGCCCCATGGAATAAGGAGACAACTGTTAGGTGAGAGGTACAGATAGAGAAAGCCTTCTGGCAGCCAGGGGCTGAAGGATGGTAGAAAGGATATAGATATAAGAAAGCACAGCGAGGAGGAGTGACCCTGGAATCACCAGGATGTTTGCCAAGAGGACCAGGAGCTCCAAAATGCTTGGATCTGCACAGGCTGCTTTCAAGATGGGGCCAATGTCACAGTAGAAATGATTGATGACATTGTTGCTACAGAATGGCAACTGGATGAACAGCAGCATCTGACAAAAGACAATGGTTAAGCCCACAACTCAGGAGCTGAGGGCCAGTTGCAGGCAGAGGTTGCTGGTCATTATGGTGGGGTAGTGAAGAGGCTTACGGATGGCCAGGTAATGGTCAAAAGATGTGACAGTGAGGCTGAAGATCTCAGTGGTGCCCAGGAAGAAGTGGAAGAAGGCCTGCAGCAGGCAGCAGGGGGTGcagatagctttttttttttttttttgccaccagAGAAGTTTCTAGCAGTTGTGGGATGACTGTGGTCGTGTACCAGATCTCTAGGAAGGACAAGTTGCAAAAAAAGAAGTACATTGGAATTTGTAGCCCAGGCTCAGCCCAGACAATGGCAACAATGAGCCCATTGCCTGCAAGGGTTAATAGGTAGATGAAAAAGATCACGGTAAAGGGAGGGATTTGTACTCCTTAGACACCTGGAAAGCCTAGGAGGATGAACTCTGTGATTGCCGTGATATTTCTCATGTCTCTTGGTACTCTAAAGAGGCAGGCAAGAAAGTAGCACCTTAGAATCTCACATTCAAATAcagtttaaataaacaaacaaaaaaggaggaTTCTGATTCTATTTAAGGTCCTTCAAGACATCCTGCCTCcttcacatacacatacacaccaagTACTCCTTCCTTACTCATGATTTGGCTTGTTCCTTTGCCAGG
Protein-coding regions in this window:
- the OR6X1 gene encoding LOW QUALITY PROTEIN: olfactory receptor 6X1 (The sequence of the model RefSeq protein was modified relative to this genomic sequence to represent the inferred CDS: inserted 1 base in 1 codon; deleted 3 bases in 2 codons; substituted 3 bases at 3 genomic stop codons) yields the protein MRNITAITEFILLGFPGVXGVQIPPFTVIFFIYLLTLAGNGLIVAIVWAEPGLQIPMYFFFCNLSFLEIWYTTTVIPQLLETSLVAKKKKKAICTPCCLLQAFFHFFLGTTEIFSLTVTSFDHYLAIRKPLHYPTIMTSNLCLQLALSSXVVGLTIVFCQMLLFIQLPFCSNNVINHFYCDIGPILKAACADPSILELLVLLANILVIPGSLLLAVLSYIYILSTXPSAPGCQKAFSICTSHLTVVSLFHGAVLFMYLRPVGHSSFKIIKVVSVLNTIPLLNPFVYTPRNXEVKGALRKAMAFPKTCHAD